A region of the Sideroxydans lithotrophicus ES-1 genome:
TTGATGTGGCCACGTCCTTCACACTTTATACACTCAACCCGAATTTGTCCGTTTCCACTGCATTTTCGACATTCAACGGTAAAGGTGATGGTTGGATGGGCGACAGGTGCTTTGTCCGCCCCTTTTCCCGAATGCTGCCGAACCGTCAACTACGCTAAGCAACGACAGCTTTGGCCGAGTTGCCGATCTGGCTGATTTTCGGCCGGAATAGCCCTTCGTGTATGGCAGCTTTAGCGAAGGCAATTTCGCAACTTGAGCTACTGCAATGTGCCAGTAGGAGACATTCGTCCCTCGCCCGTACTATTATGCATATGAGGAGCAATAAAATCGGGTGGCTTCAATGAATCAATTGCTTACCGAAAATATGCATCCACACTAATTTTGATGGTACAGACCGGTGGGTCTGCCTAATAATTGTTAGCGTGCAAGACCTAGACTCGTTCGCAACAAACAGAGGAGCAGAAACCATGAGAAAGATCATCGCAATTACGCAGCTCACTGTCGACGGCGTTATGCAAGCGCCCGGTGACTCCGAGGAGGACCGGCGAAGCGGATTCACGCACGGAGGCTGGGCTATGCCATTCGTGGACGACGACCTCAACATTGTCGAGACGGTCGAAATGTACGACCTGCTCTTGCGGCGCCGGACGTATGTGATATTTGCCGCATACTGGCCGTACCAGGACAACCCGATTGCGGAGGCATTCAACAAGGCCACTAAGTATGTCGTGACCCGCACTCTCGATCAGCTCGACTGGAAGGAATCAAAGCGTATTGACGGTGATGTTATTGATGAGATCCGCCGGTTAAAGGAGTCGGACGGCCCAGATTTGCATATTTGGGGTAGCGGAGAATTGCTCCAGACATTAATCTCAGCCGACCTCATCGACGAGTTTCGCATCGCCGTTTTTCCAGTGGTGCTCGGCGAAGGAAAGCGGTTGTTCGAGAACGGTGTCCCGCCGCGCAATCTCACGCTGGTCGACACACGAAGCACGACTACGGGTGTTCTCGTCAACACGTACCATCCGGCTGGTTTCCTGCCAAAGGAGTCGGGATAGGCCTCCGATCATTGTGGCGCGTCGTGAGGGGCCGCTATCAGTGCGCGGTTTTTTCGATGCTCAAGTGGTCGCTTCCTGGCGGGCAAAATGGCAACATGAATTACCGCTGCGTGCCATCAACAGACCTCCGACTTCGGAAAGTGGACGTCCGCTCTCCGCCGCATTGCTGCCAGTCGTAATTGCGAGGACAATCCGGCAATTGTCGGCCAAGAGTTATTCAGGAATGTCCTCCATTCAGCCATGGAGACTAATTGGATTCACGACGTCATGCACTTTATGAATGTATTTTTTCTTCAACTTCGTTAGGCATCATGCGCAACCTCTCGGCTAAGCGAATTGTCGTGCTCATCTTCTGCGGCGTAATAGCGGCCTGGCTATGGGTCTGGCTGCTCGGCCTGTGGGCGGTATATGACACGCCCTTGCTTAAGCTCGGTCTACTTTCCGGGTTTACTGCCTTGTCTATCGGCGATATTTCAATGGCGCTGTTTGCCTTGTCTACCGCCGGGCTGTTCACAGCGCTTTTGTGCCTGTGGTCACGGCGTAGCTTGCTGCCGTCCGCGGTTGTTTCTGCTCTGGCTTTTTCGTTGGTCTTCCTTGTTCCTGCCCTCTTGGATACCGACGGCATTTCATTCTTGTCTTCCTTCACTGCACTGTGGCTATTTGTTGTGTTCTTTGGCCTGTGTGTGCTCTTAGCGTCCAAACTCCACAATGCAGCCAGGAATGGACGGACGCGTGTATCCTCCAGTTTAGATGTTTAAAATCATTTTTCTCGATTTTCAAAGTGCTGCCAGTGGGTCAGACTAATTACGGTTGAGTATGATATGAAACGCTTCCTTGCATCATTGATCTTCACCCTAGGCTTATCAAGCATTGCTACTGCCGCACCACTGTCTGCGGATCAATTCACTAAGGTTTTTGCAAAGGAGTTGAAAAAGGCTCAGCCAGCGATCAACCTTACTGTTAAGGGCGATCTGTTACTGATTATCAAAGACCCGGACGGAAAAGAGACCACCACATTTCTTAATAACGCCTATTCGCAATATCTTCTTGACCCCACAGCAGTTGATGAAATCCTAAAAAAATACATTACCTCATTTGTTGAAGCTACGGGGAAGTCGGCCCCTCTTGAAAGGACCCGCATCGTTCCAATTATCAAGGATCGGAATTGGATTGCAGAGATTAAAGAGTCCGTGAAGCAACGAGGTAGTAAGCAAGCCCCTGAAAACGTCTATGAGGACTTCAATGAAGAACTTGTGATCCTCTACGCTGAAGACACGCCTACGAACATCACCTATTTCGCACCCAAGTCTCTTGATGAGATCGGAATATCTCGAAAGCAGTTGCGAACACTTTCTGTAGCAAACTTAACCAGACTAATTCCCAAGCCTCAAGTGGATGCCGGCCCTCTTGTATCAATGATCACGGTGGGCGGAAACTACGAGGCAAGCTTATTGCTTTTTGATGACCTATGGACCAATCTATCCAAAGCTAACGGTGAAATTGTTGTGGCTGTTCCTGCTCGTGATCTTCTTATGTTTACCGGGTCTCGCAATCAGCAAGGCTTGACCAAACTACGCGAACTCGCCACAAAATATGCAAAAGAATCTCCCTATCATCTTACCGACAAGCTTTTTGTTTACCGTAACGGGCACTTCGCTAGGTTCGAGTAACTAACGGTGTCCGTTATGAATAGAACAGCAGTTGTTCGCTGGTAAGATGAACACTAGGCAGGATGCGGCCAGCGGGCGATCAATGATGATTTTCATAATGGGCGCTTATTGCAGAGGTAAAGTCCAGATGGCATTTAAGGAAAGAAAGTGAACCTGTTTAACCTAAACAAAAAACGAGCCCAGAAATACCATCAAGAAGCTCAGCATCTAAGCGATGCAGGCAAGGATTCCGAAGCAATTGAGCTGTACCTTAAGGCCATTGAACTCGATCCTGAAAAATCAGAAAGCTTCTATAACCTTGGCTTGATTTACAAGTATCGCAATGAATGGCTGTTGTCATTTGACTATAACAAACGAGCCAACGAACTTGCTCCTGAGGATGAGGCCGCCAGATGGAACCTCGCCATCGCTGCAACAGCGCTAAGACAATGGGACATCGCACGGTTAGCTTGGAAGCAAAATGGGATCGAGATTGAAGGTGACGATGGCCCAATCAATATGAATTTTGGCATTACTCCAGTAAGACTTAATCCTGATGGGGATGGCGAAGTAGTTTGGGGTACTCGAATTGATCCCGCTCGTGTGCGAATTGATAGCATTCCTTACGCCGACTCAGGCTTTAAGTATGGAGATGTCGTGCTGAACGACGGTGCTCCCGTCGGCTATCGAAAGATTGGTGAGAGGGAATATTCGGTATTCAATGTTCTGGAGGTTTTTGAATCGTCAGAGTATGAAACATCGATTGCCTCCGTAGAAATCTTGCAAGAAGAAGACTTGCAGGAGTTGGAGAAAATATTTTCGGCTACTCCGCATAACTTTGAGGACTGGACAACGAATATTAGAAATATATGCAGGCAATGCAGTGAAGGCAGACCTCATGATCACCATGATGCAGAGCTAAAAAATGAATGGAGCGCCCAGAGAACGCTGGGAGTGGCAATATACAAAAACCAACATGTTTATCAGTTGTTTGAAGATTGGCAGAAAAGAACTGGCGCAAAACTACTTTCATTGAAGAGCAGTGATGTCCGTTGTTAAATGAGAAACAGACGTTGAGAAGTTCGATGAACATGGGGCGTAGTGCGGCCCACGGTCATTCAATAATAATTTGGAACTCGTGTTCTCTATGACAAATTCTAGAGTTTCGATGGATTGGCCTGCTGATGCAGATGGGGATGTGTTCCGGCGTCTTGAGTCCAATGGCTTCGATTTCAACAAAGACTACGCTGTTGACTACAACGTAGACTTTGAAACGTGGCCACCTGTTCCGGCAGCGCTTAAGTTGCTGCGTGAGCAATATGGACAAATTGAAATATATGAGCCTGACGAAGACGGAGACGGGTACGTTCTTTTTACAATCCTCGGACGTGTCACATATGAGGGGGTTACATCAATTCAACGGAATACCAGCGCCATCATGCAACCTTATGGTGGTATTTGCGAAACATGGGGAGTCCTGCACTAATGAGACCAACCCGTATTAAATAGTGGGGAACGAACGACTGTTTGCAGGTGATACGGACCTTCGCTAGAAGCGATGGCTGAAGGACGCAAAGCCAGTAACGCTCATTCGCCGAAAACCTCCAATTTGTGAGCATTAGTTGATTTTCTAGGGAAACAGCGAAATTGATTACGTCAGAATTGGACAATTGTCCGCCAGATGAAGTAAGGGAAGCATCCGAAATAGCTCGTCGTGCTTTGGCATTGTTTGGCGTAGTCGGATTAGGGTTAGGTGCCCCACACAGCGAAATATATTCGTGGCTAAGAGAAGAAAATCTGTGGGACGAACTATCCCCATCAGAGCTGGCTTACGTATCAGCTAAGGAACCGACTAGAAAGCAATCTATAGATGCGACGTGGAAGAGTGAAGCACTGGCCGTTCTACTTTGGTCACTGGAAAAGACGGAATATTTG
Encoded here:
- a CDS encoding tetratricopeptide repeat protein, which encodes MNLFNLNKKRAQKYHQEAQHLSDAGKDSEAIELYLKAIELDPEKSESFYNLGLIYKYRNEWLLSFDYNKRANELAPEDEAARWNLAIAATALRQWDIARLAWKQNGIEIEGDDGPINMNFGITPVRLNPDGDGEVVWGTRIDPARVRIDSIPYADSGFKYGDVVLNDGAPVGYRKIGEREYSVFNVLEVFESSEYETSIASVEILQEEDLQELEKIFSATPHNFEDWTTNIRNICRQCSEGRPHDHHDAELKNEWSAQRTLGVAIYKNQHVYQLFEDWQKRTGAKLLSLKSSDVRC
- a CDS encoding ribonuclease E inhibitor RraB produces the protein MDWPADADGDVFRRLESNGFDFNKDYAVDYNVDFETWPPVPAALKLLREQYGQIEIYEPDEDGDGYVLFTILGRVTYEGVTSIQRNTSAIMQPYGGICETWGVLH
- a CDS encoding dihydrofolate reductase family protein codes for the protein MRKIIAITQLTVDGVMQAPGDSEEDRRSGFTHGGWAMPFVDDDLNIVETVEMYDLLLRRRTYVIFAAYWPYQDNPIAEAFNKATKYVVTRTLDQLDWKESKRIDGDVIDEIRRLKESDGPDLHIWGSGELLQTLISADLIDEFRIAVFPVVLGEGKRLFENGVPPRNLTLVDTRSTTTGVLVNTYHPAGFLPKESG
- a CDS encoding DUF4272 domain-containing protein, with the protein product MITSELDNCPPDEVREASEIARRALALFGVVGLGLGAPHSEIYSWLREENLWDELSPSELAYVSAKEPTRKQSIDATWKSEALAVLLWSLEKTEYLPAITEQCDTSIFQELLPPYANISPSEFIASAKRRPDDVLIGMADELMDYHWQVRDAQIHSKPTDLDIEIIQERHHAINWVIGYDGAPWDDVTTDT
- a CDS encoding DUF1444 family protein is translated as MKRFLASLIFTLGLSSIATAAPLSADQFTKVFAKELKKAQPAINLTVKGDLLLIIKDPDGKETTTFLNNAYSQYLLDPTAVDEILKKYITSFVEATGKSAPLERTRIVPIIKDRNWIAEIKESVKQRGSKQAPENVYEDFNEELVILYAEDTPTNITYFAPKSLDEIGISRKQLRTLSVANLTRLIPKPQVDAGPLVSMITVGGNYEASLLLFDDLWTNLSKANGEIVVAVPARDLLMFTGSRNQQGLTKLRELATKYAKESPYHLTDKLFVYRNGHFARFE